Proteins from a single region of Abyssalbus ytuae:
- a CDS encoding SusC/RagA family TonB-linked outer membrane protein, with product MRTFIFLLCTTVFGFNSEKSLAQKKVTIDVDKEVSVDEVFDMIRAQTDYHFIYPQDLFKNVPKVKLKKGVISVGKLLQNSLDKKDFNIILSGDNKIIIKAKNTQQQHEVSGIVTNEDGLPVIGATVIIKGTARGKATDFDGSYTITVPNPENILVFSALGFATHEVIVGDQEIINVVLKESINELDEVIINAGYYSTTERLKTGNISKILSNELSKTPVADPMGALQGRVPGMVITQSSGNAGAAFEVEIRGRTQIDQINGASDEPLYIIDGVPIASGNEYLNQINSAISASSLSGLSPLYSLNVGDIESIEVLKDADATAIYGSRGASGVILITTKKGEKGKPKFKLSISNGFSVAPLPDMLTTKEYVAMRKEALLNDGLSLEEMANSSSSSTRNKVYDLVQYDTLRDNNLAKKLIGGTAYNTDVQASVSGGSELTQFILAGSYHKETAVVPGDFPNTRASGRFNVTTTTPNRKFTGTFSGSYTSTLNTSTISDLTSYLSLPPNYKLYEDNGDLAWNEGGYESDNPLAYLLQKYEAKSATLNANTVLSYKILPNITLKSSIGYNLITTDENRIKPSTAVNPLDRTGADGTYLFGHRTFKSWILEPQLEYSKSIGKGTLNALIGGTFQSQEQDSYNISISGYEDDDLIGTLSVVTTDMFNSPSSSFSEYKYAAFFGRINYNHNDKYILNLTGRRDGSSRFGPDFRFSNFGAVGGAWIFSNESFIQKIPFISFGKLRASYGVTGNDKIGNYKYQDVYESGFSTNSYNGETALTPTSLFNPSLHWEKNIKTEIAIDLNLFEDHLQFSASWYRNNSSDPLVSYPLPATTGYNSVVNNLDGVIVQNQGVELQVTTKNIEAKNFRWATNFNITIPSNKLVKYPNFEESTYTSSYVIGQSLNTVIAGHVIGVDPDTGLYLLEDYNNNGVFDPSAEDGDLRPQLNTDPDFYGGLQNTLSFKGITLNFLFQFRKQMGKNWLASYTSYTSPVGAVGINYPDVVLDRWQNPGDITDIQKFTTSASILDIYDLNGGHVPAYFSDFQYTDVSFIRLKNIALSYDLPEKLLEEMGMSAFRIYAKGYNLLTFTPYKAGDPETASLNRLPPLRTIILGAEISF from the coding sequence ATGAGAACATTCATCTTTTTATTATGCACAACGGTTTTCGGTTTCAATTCAGAAAAAAGTTTGGCTCAAAAAAAGGTTACAATAGATGTAGATAAAGAGGTGTCTGTTGATGAGGTGTTTGATATGATTAGAGCACAAACAGATTATCATTTTATTTACCCTCAAGATTTATTTAAGAATGTACCCAAAGTAAAATTAAAAAAAGGGGTGATTAGTGTAGGCAAACTATTGCAAAATAGTCTTGATAAAAAAGATTTTAATATAATATTATCCGGAGATAATAAAATTATAATAAAAGCCAAAAATACCCAACAGCAACACGAAGTTTCTGGTATAGTAACTAATGAAGATGGTCTTCCGGTAATTGGTGCAACTGTTATAATTAAAGGCACGGCCAGAGGTAAAGCAACAGATTTTGACGGGTCTTATACTATTACAGTGCCAAATCCGGAAAATATATTAGTATTTTCAGCTTTAGGCTTCGCAACCCACGAAGTAATTGTCGGAGATCAAGAAATTATAAACGTAGTACTAAAAGAAAGTATTAATGAGCTGGACGAAGTAATAATTAATGCAGGATATTATTCAACTACAGAGCGATTAAAAACAGGAAATATCAGTAAAATATTAAGTAATGAATTAAGTAAAACTCCCGTTGCAGACCCTATGGGAGCCTTACAAGGTCGAGTTCCGGGTATGGTCATTACGCAATCCAGTGGTAATGCAGGAGCTGCTTTTGAAGTTGAAATTCGGGGGCGAACACAAATTGACCAGATTAATGGGGCCTCAGACGAACCTTTATATATTATTGATGGTGTTCCTATAGCAAGTGGTAATGAATATCTCAATCAAATTAATTCAGCTATAAGTGCATCTTCATTAAGTGGTTTAAGCCCTTTGTATAGCTTAAACGTAGGAGATATAGAAAGTATAGAAGTTTTAAAAGATGCCGATGCGACAGCTATTTATGGTAGTCGGGGCGCTAGTGGTGTTATTTTAATTACCACAAAAAAAGGGGAAAAAGGAAAACCGAAATTTAAGTTAAGTATTTCGAATGGGTTTAGTGTAGCACCTTTGCCAGATATGCTGACTACTAAAGAATATGTAGCAATGCGTAAAGAAGCTTTATTAAATGATGGACTTAGTTTGGAAGAAATGGCAAACAGTTCTAGTTCATCTACCAGGAATAAGGTCTATGATCTGGTGCAGTATGATACCTTAAGGGATAATAACCTAGCCAAGAAATTAATAGGAGGAACAGCATACAATACAGATGTGCAAGCATCTGTATCCGGGGGGAGCGAATTAACACAATTTATTCTGGCTGGTAGTTATCATAAAGAAACAGCTGTGGTACCAGGAGATTTTCCAAACACCAGAGCATCAGGTAGATTTAATGTAACTACCACCACACCCAATCGGAAATTTACAGGAACTTTTTCCGGAAGTTATACATCTACACTCAATACAAGTACAATATCAGATCTTACATCCTATTTATCTTTGCCTCCTAACTATAAACTGTACGAAGACAATGGAGATCTCGCATGGAATGAAGGAGGCTATGAATCTGATAATCCATTAGCCTATTTGTTACAAAAATACGAAGCTAAATCAGCAACACTTAACGCAAATACTGTACTATCCTATAAAATCTTACCAAATATAACTTTAAAAAGCAGTATCGGATATAACTTAATAACAACAGATGAAAACAGAATTAAACCATCAACGGCGGTAAACCCTCTTGATAGAACAGGAGCTGATGGAACCTATTTATTTGGCCATCGTACATTTAAAAGCTGGATTTTAGAACCTCAACTGGAATATAGTAAATCTATAGGAAAGGGAACCTTAAATGCATTAATTGGTGGTACATTTCAAAGCCAGGAGCAGGACAGTTATAATATTTCTATAAGCGGTTATGAAGATGATGATCTTATAGGAACGCTCTCAGTAGTTACTACAGACATGTTCAACTCTCCATCAAGCAGTTTTTCAGAATATAAATATGCTGCTTTTTTCGGACGTATTAATTATAATCATAACGATAAATATATTTTAAATTTAACAGGAAGAAGAGATGGTTCCAGCCGTTTCGGACCAGATTTTAGATTTTCAAATTTTGGTGCTGTAGGGGGTGCATGGATATTCAGTAATGAGTCTTTTATACAGAAAATTCCTTTTATAAGTTTTGGAAAGTTAAGAGCAAGTTATGGGGTAACCGGAAATGATAAAATTGGAAATTATAAATATCAGGATGTTTATGAATCTGGTTTTTCTACCAATAGCTATAATGGCGAGACTGCATTGACCCCTACGTCTTTATTTAACCCAAGTCTGCATTGGGAAAAGAACATCAAGACAGAGATAGCAATAGATTTAAATTTGTTTGAAGATCATTTGCAATTTTCAGCATCATGGTATCGAAATAACTCTTCAGATCCTTTAGTAAGCTATCCTCTACCCGCTACTACAGGTTATAACAGTGTTGTTAATAATCTGGATGGTGTTATTGTACAAAATCAGGGGGTAGAATTGCAAGTGACTACTAAAAATATTGAAGCTAAAAATTTTAGATGGGCTACTAATTTTAATATAACAATACCGAGTAATAAACTAGTAAAGTATCCGAACTTTGAAGAGTCAACATATACAAGTTCGTATGTAATAGGACAATCTCTCAACACGGTTATTGCGGGACATGTGATAGGCGTTGATCCGGATACCGGGTTGTACCTGTTAGAAGATTACAACAATAATGGTGTATTTGATCCTTCGGCAGAAGATGGAGATTTAAGGCCACAACTTAATACAGACCCTGATTTTTATGGAGGGTTACAAAACACTCTTTCTTTTAAAGGTATTACCTTAAACTTTTTATTTCAGTTTAGAAAACAAATGGGTAAAAACTGGCTAGCCTCTTATACATCTTATACCAGTCCAGTAGGAGCAGTTGGAATTAATTACCCCGATGTTGTTTTAGATCGTTGGCAAAACCCTGGAGATATTACAGATATTCAAAAATTTACTACATCGGCTTCCATTCTAGATATTTACGATTTAAATGGAGGTCATGTACCAGCTTATTTTTCGGATTTTCAATATACTGACGTCTCTTTTATACGCCTGAAGAATATAGCTTTATCTTATGACCTTCCTGAAAAACTGCTGGAAGAAATGGGAATGAGTGCTTTTCGTATTTATGCGAAGGGTTATAACTTGTTAACTTTTACACCTTATAAGGCCGGAGACCCTGAAACAGCTTCTTTAAACAGATTACCCCCCTTACGTACCATTATTTTAGGTGCTGAAATAAGCTTTTAA
- a CDS encoding TIGR00730 family Rossman fold protein, with protein MAKNNSPREILTTESSFLRGPKTRLKELWFTFKVQYHFIRAFRKLHFIGPCVTVFGSARFPEENFFYKKAEEIGATLASMGFTVMTGGGPGIMEAANKGAYEAGGYSVGCNIVLPKEQKPNPYLHKWINIPYFFVRKFILIKYSYAFIVMPGGIGTLDELFESLTLIQTKMIKNFPVILFGKDYHKELYDHIQIMARNESIDEHDMKLLFITDSVDEMKEHLRIHAIKKFGLVKRPFKKRWWFGES; from the coding sequence TTGGCTAAAAACAATTCACCCCGGGAAATTTTAACTACTGAAAGTTCATTCTTAAGAGGTCCGAAAACCAGGTTAAAAGAATTATGGTTTACTTTTAAAGTTCAGTACCATTTTATCAGGGCTTTCAGGAAACTTCACTTTATCGGACCTTGTGTTACAGTATTCGGATCGGCCAGGTTTCCGGAAGAAAACTTTTTCTACAAGAAAGCCGAAGAAATAGGAGCCACGTTGGCCTCTATGGGATTTACGGTAATGACCGGCGGCGGCCCAGGAATTATGGAAGCAGCTAATAAAGGAGCTTATGAAGCGGGAGGCTATTCAGTGGGTTGTAATATTGTTTTGCCAAAGGAACAAAAACCAAACCCATACCTGCATAAATGGATTAATATACCTTACTTTTTTGTTAGAAAATTTATCCTAATTAAATACTCTTATGCCTTTATTGTTATGCCGGGAGGTATAGGTACCCTGGATGAATTATTTGAATCACTCACATTAATTCAGACAAAAATGATTAAAAACTTTCCCGTTATTTTATTCGGAAAAGATTACCATAAAGAATTATATGATCATATACAAATTATGGCCCGAAACGAAAGTATTGATGAACACGATATGAAACTTCTTTTTATAACAGACTCAGTTGACGAGATGAAAGAACATTTAAGAATTCATGCCATAAAAAAATTCGGCCTGGTCAAGAGGCCTTTTAAAAAACGATGGTGGTTTGGAGAAAGTTAG
- a CDS encoding MlaE family ABC transporter permease produces the protein MISSFKIKGKIRSFFEETGELTYFANRFFKELIRPPFEGNEFLKQCYNIGNRSLTLVGITGFIIGLVLTLQTRPTLMEFGAVSWMPSMVGITIVREVGPVITALICAGRIGSGIGAELGSMRVTEQIDAMEVSGTNPFKFLIVTRILASTCMLPLLVFFGDVFALYGSFLVENLKGDVSFQLYFNNVFESLKYSDLIPATIKSFFFGFAIGLVGCFKGYYCKKGTVGVGVAANTAVVFTSMLLFIIDFIAVIVTDIFYDL, from the coding sequence ATGATAAGCTCATTTAAAATAAAAGGTAAAATACGTTCTTTTTTTGAAGAGACAGGAGAGCTTACTTATTTTGCAAACCGCTTTTTTAAAGAATTGATCAGGCCCCCTTTTGAAGGAAATGAGTTTTTAAAACAATGTTACAATATTGGTAACAGATCCCTTACATTGGTGGGTATTACGGGTTTTATAATAGGGCTTGTACTCACTTTGCAAACAAGGCCTACCCTTATGGAGTTTGGTGCAGTATCCTGGATGCCATCTATGGTAGGTATAACCATAGTGCGCGAAGTTGGCCCCGTAATTACAGCTTTAATTTGTGCCGGACGCATAGGTTCCGGCATTGGTGCAGAACTTGGGTCTATGAGAGTAACAGAGCAGATTGATGCAATGGAAGTTTCAGGAACAAACCCTTTTAAATTTCTTATAGTTACCCGCATATTAGCATCTACATGTATGTTGCCCCTTTTAGTATTTTTTGGTGATGTTTTTGCTTTGTATGGTTCATTTTTAGTGGAGAATTTAAAGGGAGATGTGTCTTTTCAGCTATATTTTAATAATGTTTTTGAGTCTCTTAAATACAGCGATCTTATACCTGCCACGATAAAATCGTTCTTTTTTGGTTTTGCCATAGGTCTGGTAGGGTGTTTTAAAGGTTATTATTGTAAAAAAGGAACAGTGGGAGTGGGAGTTGCAGCTAATACTGCAGTGGTTTTTACTTCCATGCTTTTGTTTATAATAGACTTCATTGCGGTGATAGTTACAGATATTTTTTATGATTTGTAA
- a CDS encoding lipocalin family protein: MNSYKLLVIILLLSLTVSCNSDDDAPQPQDPLIGEWTLSQRFQNDVEINLGDCFINDAVTFIADGMLESIFHRVTLEDECIFSHDATGTWENLGNNKYFMTEGEEGIYNCEINDAGNVFTLEFTWDFLGETIEQKDILVKKQ; encoded by the coding sequence ATGAACTCTTACAAATTACTAGTAATCATTTTATTACTGAGCTTAACTGTTTCATGTAACTCTGACGATGATGCTCCGCAACCACAAGATCCGCTGATAGGAGAATGGACCCTTTCACAAAGATTTCAGAATGATGTGGAAATAAATTTAGGAGATTGTTTTATAAATGATGCAGTTACTTTTATAGCAGACGGGATGTTGGAATCTATATTCCATAGAGTTACTTTAGAAGATGAATGTATTTTCTCTCATGATGCCACAGGCACCTGGGAAAACCTGGGAAACAATAAATATTTTATGACGGAAGGAGAAGAGGGAATTTACAATTGTGAAATTAATGATGCCGGAAATGTTTTTACTTTAGAGTTCACCTGGGATTTTCTGGGGGAAACAATAGAACAGAAAGATATTCTTGTAAAAAAGCAATAA
- a CDS encoding FecR family protein: MEHNDNIKQLLQKFLKDDCSQTEADQVIKYFQEAKQTADFPTVEDVLDLFQELPKIDEKASNKIIHNILKDTKPKVHMWHYGAAAIVISILAITYLFKSDIFSTVQAVVTPTIVNNQIKPGTNKATLTLEMGEVVTLTKGTTYQTSNATSNGEKLIYNNNPSHELAYNYLSVPRGGQFFLKLSDGTQIWLNSESQLKYPVHFIEGEPRQVELVYGEAYFDVSPSTQHKGAKFKVYHNQQEVQVLGTEFNIKAYKDETHIYTTLVEGKVAVSFENQNKILNPGEQLNVNAITKMMDITNVEIYDQVSWKEGVFSFKRKSLKEIMQVLSRWYDMKVDFENKELEKLGFNGVLGKEQDIQEILETIKNFGVIKNYEINNKEVILK, from the coding sequence ATGGAACATAACGATAACATAAAACAGTTACTGCAAAAATTTTTAAAGGACGATTGTAGTCAAACTGAGGCCGACCAGGTTATAAAATATTTTCAGGAAGCAAAACAAACAGCAGATTTTCCAACAGTGGAAGATGTTTTAGATTTGTTTCAAGAACTGCCAAAGATAGATGAAAAAGCTTCCAACAAAATTATTCATAATATCCTAAAAGATACAAAGCCTAAAGTTCACATGTGGCATTATGGCGCTGCTGCAATAGTAATCAGTATTCTGGCCATTACTTATTTGTTCAAGAGTGATATCTTTTCAACTGTACAAGCTGTAGTTACACCTACCATTGTTAATAATCAAATAAAACCTGGTACCAACAAAGCCACTTTAACGCTGGAAATGGGGGAAGTAGTTACTTTAACAAAAGGAACAACTTATCAAACTTCAAACGCTACCAGTAATGGAGAAAAACTTATTTATAATAATAATCCTTCACATGAATTAGCCTACAATTATCTTAGTGTACCCAGAGGCGGACAGTTTTTTCTTAAACTGTCCGATGGGACACAAATATGGCTTAATTCCGAATCACAATTAAAATATCCGGTTCACTTTATAGAAGGAGAACCCCGGCAAGTAGAACTCGTTTATGGAGAAGCCTATTTTGATGTTTCTCCCAGTACACAACATAAAGGAGCAAAATTTAAAGTTTATCATAACCAACAAGAAGTTCAAGTATTGGGTACAGAATTCAATATAAAAGCCTATAAAGATGAAACCCATATTTATACAACTTTAGTAGAAGGTAAAGTAGCCGTGAGTTTTGAAAATCAAAATAAAATTCTAAACCCCGGTGAACAATTAAATGTCAACGCCATTACAAAAATGATGGATATTACTAATGTAGAAATTTACGACCAGGTTTCATGGAAGGAAGGTGTTTTCAGTTTTAAAAGAAAGTCACTTAAAGAGATTATGCAAGTTTTATCCAGATGGTATGATATGAAAGTAGATTTTGAAAATAAAGAACTTGAAAAACTTGGTTTTAATGGTGTATTGGGCAAAGAACAAGATATTCAGGAAATTTTGGAAACCATCAAAAATTTTGGAGTTATTAAAAACTACGAAATTAATAACAAGGAAGTCATATTAAAATAA
- a CDS encoding RNA polymerase sigma factor yields MSEKALHNEKLLVKQLIAGNEKAFIKLYNTYKNTIYGYSLKLVKSNADAEEIIQDVFMKVWEKRKTLDPSLSFKSYLFTVARNTCFNFLRKSSNDAKMKEKIFYKSQKSFEPADRKLIASEFERLKNGAYDKLPPKRRAIFEMSREEGMSYPEIAKKMGISVNTVKVQMSKALETLRDFLKTIQVFL; encoded by the coding sequence ATGTCAGAAAAAGCCTTACATAATGAAAAATTATTGGTTAAACAGCTCATTGCTGGCAATGAAAAGGCATTCATTAAACTTTATAATACCTATAAGAACACTATTTACGGATATAGTTTAAAATTGGTCAAATCCAATGCAGATGCTGAAGAAATAATACAGGACGTTTTTATGAAAGTATGGGAAAAGAGGAAAACACTGGATCCTTCGCTTTCTTTTAAATCATACTTGTTCACTGTGGCGCGTAATACTTGCTTCAATTTTTTGAGAAAGTCTTCTAACGATGCAAAGATGAAAGAGAAGATATTTTACAAAAGTCAAAAATCATTTGAACCTGCTGACAGAAAACTTATTGCTTCTGAATTTGAGCGTTTAAAGAATGGAGCTTATGATAAACTCCCCCCTAAGAGAAGAGCAATTTTTGAGATGTCTCGTGAGGAAGGGATGTCTTATCCCGAAATAGCTAAAAAAATGGGTATTTCAGTAAACACAGTAAAGGTTCAAATGAGTAAGGCACTGGAAACATTACGCGATTTTTTAAAAACTATTCAGGTGTTTCTTTAG
- a CDS encoding ABC transporter ATP-binding protein, with product MMTIKEKNKNTSTSTGNVVIEIKDLRKKFDSNHVLNGFNMVLNEGENLVVMGKSGSGKSVMVKCIVGLIQPDSGSIQVMGKEIINLSREQLDELRTEIGFLFQGSALYDSMTVRENLEFPLRRHKKKFGIIEDTTPLVEEALESVGLSHTINLMPSELSGGMKRRVALARTLILRPKIILYDEPTSGLDPITAKEIILLMKNIQEKYNTSSLIITHDVDCARVISNRMILLVNGINYAEGTYKELLASGDLQVKAFFK from the coding sequence ATGATGACGATAAAGGAAAAAAATAAAAATACATCTACATCAACCGGCAATGTGGTGATAGAAATCAAAGATTTAAGAAAAAAATTTGATAGTAATCATGTTTTAAATGGTTTTAACATGGTACTAAATGAAGGGGAAAACCTGGTGGTAATGGGAAAATCCGGTTCAGGTAAATCGGTGATGGTTAAATGTATTGTCGGGCTTATACAACCGGACAGTGGAAGTATACAGGTTATGGGAAAAGAAATTATTAATTTAAGCAGGGAACAACTTGATGAACTGCGTACGGAAATAGGGTTTCTTTTTCAGGGAAGTGCATTGTATGATTCTATGACGGTACGGGAAAACCTGGAATTTCCTTTGAGAAGGCATAAAAAAAAGTTCGGTATCATAGAGGATACAACTCCATTAGTAGAGGAGGCCCTGGAAAGTGTAGGGTTGTCACATACTATAAATTTAATGCCTTCCGAACTCTCAGGGGGTATGAAAAGAAGGGTAGCCCTTGCAAGAACATTGATTTTACGCCCTAAAATTATTTTATATGATGAGCCTACAAGCGGACTGGATCCAATTACAGCGAAGGAAATTATTTTATTAATGAAAAATATTCAGGAAAAATATAATACATCATCGTTGATTATAACCCATGATGTAGATTGTGCAAGGGTAATTTCAAACAGAATGATTTTATTGGTTAACGGAATTAACTATGCAGAGGGTACCTATAAAGAATTGTTAGCTTCAGGTGACCTGCAGGTTAAAGCTTTTTTTAAGTGA
- a CDS encoding BP74-related protein: MKKYHLLKKFIFLIYLFSFSVYTSCSNDDNDENRETIRYFRFHGCAEVNHGNWQDTSFIAATAKTDVIEKCIQQLQLPLEERNLFPLGKIKEGNGGYNKNASHNFSWHFVEEEWDMAEFGIEIYDGCPYSDAELADYEATLGSYGGWGNRIAEEIEVN, translated from the coding sequence ATGAAAAAGTACCATTTATTAAAAAAATTCATTTTTCTTATTTATCTATTTTCTTTCTCTGTTTATACATCATGCAGCAATGATGATAATGATGAAAACCGGGAGACTATTAGATATTTCAGGTTTCACGGCTGTGCCGAAGTTAACCATGGAAACTGGCAGGACACCAGCTTTATAGCAGCTACTGCAAAGACTGATGTTATTGAAAAATGCATCCAACAACTTCAACTTCCCTTAGAGGAACGCAATCTCTTTCCTCTGGGAAAAATAAAGGAAGGAAATGGTGGCTACAACAAAAACGCCTCTCATAATTTCAGCTGGCATTTTGTTGAAGAGGAATGGGATATGGCCGAATTTGGTATTGAAATATATGACGGCTGCCCCTACTCTGATGCTGAACTGGCAGATTATGAGGCAACCTTAGGCAGTTACGGAGGCTGGGGCAATCGTATTGCTGAAGAGATTGAAGTAAATTGA
- a CDS encoding RagB/SusD family nutrient uptake outer membrane protein, producing MKLKNNRISFYSTQNILGIFTLLLTVFTSCEDFVDVDLPPDLVDTKEVFASDGSAEAAMRGVYAYTTNSTAITSMFKIVPLSSDELEKTSYSTEYEMFATNKIDPTSSTISNIWRGYYNIIYQCNNIVLNVSESTELSEDLKKELEGEAKFMRAFCYFYLVNLWGDVPISLVTDYDVVRLLPRSSSTQVYGQIEADLLDAQSKLSDELYTTAGERIRANKWAATALLARVRLYQENWADAETQASAVINSGYYELESLTDVFYATSRESIIQLANAGTNRYTYSVLTTSSLTNPPYRLTSYVSDSISDDDERRAAWLTPTLNGPYKYKAYSNTRGPEEPEATNMLRLAEMYLIRAEARTQQDNITGLNSAETDLNIIRSRAGLSGTTATTKATMLQDIYTERMRELFCEWSHRWLDVKRIGQANAIFGSRKTEWVSEASLFPIPYDDIQENPYLTQNPGY from the coding sequence ATGAAATTAAAAAACAATAGAATATCATTTTATTCGACTCAAAATATACTTGGCATTTTTACCTTATTACTAACTGTTTTTACCAGTTGTGAGGATTTTGTAGATGTAGATTTACCTCCGGATTTAGTAGATACTAAAGAAGTATTTGCAAGTGATGGCTCTGCAGAGGCAGCTATGAGAGGTGTTTATGCATATACAACCAATAGTACTGCCATAACTTCCATGTTTAAAATTGTTCCTTTGTCTTCTGATGAATTAGAAAAGACCAGTTATTCTACAGAATATGAGATGTTTGCGACAAATAAAATAGATCCGACCAGTAGTACAATTTCAAATATTTGGAGAGGATATTATAATATAATTTACCAATGTAATAATATAGTTTTAAACGTATCTGAATCAACAGAGTTGTCAGAAGATTTAAAAAAAGAATTGGAAGGAGAAGCCAAATTCATGAGAGCATTTTGTTATTTTTATTTGGTAAACTTATGGGGGGATGTCCCTATTAGTTTAGTCACTGATTATGATGTTGTCAGACTTCTTCCCCGTTCATCATCAACCCAGGTTTACGGCCAAATAGAAGCTGATTTATTAGATGCACAAAGTAAATTAAGTGACGAACTTTATACAACAGCAGGCGAAAGAATTCGGGCTAATAAATGGGCAGCCACAGCCTTATTAGCAAGAGTGAGGTTGTATCAGGAAAATTGGGCCGATGCAGAAACACAAGCGAGTGCTGTTATTAATTCAGGGTATTATGAACTAGAATCTTTAACAGATGTATTTTACGCTACTTCTCGAGAGAGTATCATACAATTAGCTAATGCCGGAACTAATAGATATACTTATTCTGTCTTAACAACTTCTTCCCTAACAAACCCACCATATAGATTGACATCTTATGTTTCCGATAGTATTTCTGATGATGATGAAAGAAGAGCTGCCTGGTTAACTCCTACTTTAAATGGGCCTTATAAATATAAAGCCTATTCAAATACAAGAGGACCGGAAGAACCTGAAGCTACCAATATGCTAAGATTAGCAGAAATGTATTTAATAAGGGCCGAAGCACGTACACAACAAGATAACATTACAGGGTTGAATAGTGCTGAAACAGATTTGAATATAATTCGTTCAAGAGCCGGTCTATCTGGAACAACAGCAACTACTAAAGCTACAATGCTACAAGATATTTATACAGAAAGAATGAGAGAACTTTTTTGTGAATGGAGTCATCGCTGGTTGGATGTTAAAAGAATTGGACAAGCCAATGCTATTTTTGGATCCCGCAAAACTGAGTGGGTTTCTGAAGCATCACTTTTTCCTATTCCGTATGATGATATACAAGAGAACCCTTATTTAACCCAAAATCCAGGATATTAA
- a CDS encoding TlpA disulfide reductase family protein, with the protein MIKKNILFVLTFLTLWGCNENKKDENYSLTVKINDLNNPNAKVYIVNSLMKLNAQTIIDSASLKNRMFFIKGKISEPKQVFLLIDKKGNGLNNIKGISGFLGMYLEEGDIVVNIKDSINNAVITGSNLNTEYKKFINETRIPSKLNEESILLNKAIKEETSPEKKTKLESERVNLVNKRVKYKDSLLLTYIQKNPNSYFSLDALTQLDRKNLNESTLTLFFENLSEKLRTSKKGMEVLENITKKRAEKGVLAPDFSQSDENGSLVKLSDYRGKYVLLDFWASWCRPCRAENPNLVKAYEKYNAKGFEILAVSLDTKKEAWLKAIKQENLPWAHVSDLKGFKNEVAILYDVQSIPKNLLIDPKGKIVTTNLRGYRLEEELSQIFK; encoded by the coding sequence ATGATAAAAAAAAATATACTATTCGTACTAACATTCTTAACCCTATGGGGTTGCAATGAAAATAAAAAAGATGAAAATTATAGCTTAACTGTAAAAATCAATGATTTAAATAACCCCAATGCCAAGGTGTATATAGTAAATTCATTAATGAAGTTAAATGCTCAGACTATTATAGATTCTGCAAGTTTAAAAAACAGAATGTTTTTTATAAAAGGAAAGATATCTGAGCCAAAACAGGTCTTTCTGTTAATTGATAAAAAAGGGAATGGCCTTAACAATATAAAAGGCATAAGCGGGTTTTTGGGAATGTATTTAGAAGAAGGTGATATTGTTGTTAATATAAAAGATTCAATTAATAATGCAGTTATCACAGGCTCAAACTTAAATACTGAGTATAAGAAATTTATAAATGAAACCAGAATACCTTCAAAGCTCAATGAAGAATCGATCCTTTTGAATAAAGCTATTAAAGAAGAAACTTCTCCTGAAAAAAAGACAAAATTGGAAAGTGAAAGGGTTAATTTAGTTAATAAACGAGTAAAGTATAAAGATTCTCTTCTATTAACATATATTCAGAAAAACCCAAATTCATATTTCAGTTTAGATGCCTTAACTCAATTAGATCGAAAAAATCTAAATGAAAGCACACTAACTCTATTTTTTGAAAATCTTTCTGAAAAATTACGTACAAGTAAAAAAGGTATGGAAGTTTTAGAAAATATAACAAAAAAACGAGCTGAAAAGGGAGTTTTAGCTCCGGATTTTTCGCAAAGTGACGAAAATGGAAGTCTTGTAAAGTTATCAGACTATAGAGGTAAGTATGTACTGCTTGATTTTTGGGCTTCATGGTGTCGTCCCTGTCGAGCAGAAAATCCTAATTTGGTTAAGGCTTATGAAAAATATAATGCTAAAGGTTTTGAAATATTAGCGGTATCATTAGATACTAAAAAAGAGGCTTGGTTAAAAGCTATAAAACAAGAAAACCTTCCTTGGGCACATGTATCTGATTTAAAAGGATTTAAAAATGAAGTTGCCATTTTATATGATGTTCAATCCATACCTAAAAACTTGTTAATTGATCCTAAAGGAAAAATTGTAACAACAAATCTAAGAGGATACAGATTAGAAGAGGAACTGTCGCAAATATTTAAATAA